A portion of the Macaca mulatta isolate MMU2019108-1 chromosome 4, T2T-MMU8v2.0, whole genome shotgun sequence genome contains these proteins:
- the ZBTB24 gene encoding zinc finger and BTB domain-containing protein 24, with protein MAETSPEPSGQLVVHSDAHSDTVLASFEDQRKKGFLCDITLIVENVHFRAHKALLAASSEYFSMMFAEEGEIGQSIYMLEGMVADTFGILLEFIYTGYLHASEKSTEQILATAQFLKVYDLVKAYTDFQNNHSSPKPTTLNTAGAPVVVISNKKNDPPKRKRGRPKKVNTLQEEKSELAAEEEIQLRVNNSVQNRQNFVVKGDSSVLNKQIAAKEKEESEPTCEPSREEEMPVEKDENYDPKTQDGPASQSRYSKRRIWRSVKLKDYKLVGDQEDRGSAKRICGRRKRPGGPEARCKDCGKVFKYNHFLAIHQRSHTGERPFKCNECGKGFAQKHSLQVHTRMHTGERPYTCTVCSKALTTKHSLLEHMSLHSGQKSFTCDQCGKYFSQNRQLKSHYRVHTGHSLPECKDCHRKFMDVSQLKKHLRTHTGEKPFTCEICGKSFTAKSSLQTHIRIHRGEKPYSCGICGKSFSDSSAKRRHCILHTGKKPFSCPECNLQFARVDNLKAHLKIHSKEKHVSDASSISGSSNTEEVRNILQLQPYQLSTSGEQEIQLLVTDSVHNINFMPGPSQGISIVTAESSQNMTADQAANLTLLTQQPEQLQNLILSAQQEQTEHIQSLNMIESQMGPSQTEPVHVITLSKETLEHLHAHQGQTEELHLATNTSDPAQHLQLTQESDPPPPTHHVPQPTPLGQDQS; from the exons ATGGCAGAAACATCGCCAGAGCCTTCTGGGCAGCTTGTTGTACACTCGGACGCTCACAGTGACACTGTCCTGGCCAGTTTTGAGGATCAGAGGAAGAAAGGCTTCCTCTGTGACATTACTTTAATCGTGGAGAATGTCCATTTCCGGGCCCACAAAGCCTTACTTGCTGCCAGTAGTGAATACTTCTCAATGATGTTCGCAGAAGAGGGGGAAATCGGCCAGTCCATTTATATGCTGGAAGGCATGGTTGCTGACACCTTTGGTATCCTGCTGGAATTTATCTACACAGGTTATCTCCATGCCAGTGAGAAAAGTACAGAACAAATCCTGGCTACTGCTCAGTTCTTAAAAGTCTATGACCTGGTAAAGGCTTACACAGACTTCCAAAATAATCATAGCTCCCCAAAGCCAACAACTTTGAACACTGCTGGTGCCCCAGTGGTTGTTATCTCTAATAAGAAAAACGATCCTCCAAAGCGGAAACGGGGAAGACCAAAAAAAGTCAATACATTGCAGGAGGAGAAGTCAGAACTGGCTGCAGAGGAAGAAATACAGTTAAGAGTGAACAATTCAGTTCAGAATAGACAAAACTTCGTGGTTAAAGGAGACAGTAGTGTACTGAATAAGCAGATTGCAgcgaaagaaaaggaagaatcgGAGCCTACTTGTGAGCCAAGTAGAGAGGAGGAAATGCCAGTTGAAAAAGATGAGAACTATGATCCCAAGACCCAGGATGGCCCGGCAAGCCAGAGTCGGTACAGCAAGCGGAGGATTTGGAGATCCGTCAAACTTAAAGATTACAAACTTGTTGGGGATCAAGAGGACCGTGGTTCAGCCAAGAGGATCTGTGGAAGGAGAAAGCGCCCTGGAGGCCCTGAGGCCCGTTGTAAAGACTGTGGCAAGGTCTTTAAGTACAATCACTTTTTAGCAATCCACCAGAGGAGCCACACAG GGGAGCGACCTTTCAAATGTAATGAGTGTGGAAAAGGCTTTGCCCAGAAGCACTCGCTACAGGTCCACACCAGGATGCACACAGGCGAGCGACCGTACACCTGCACCGTGTGCAGCAAGGCTCTGACCACCAAGCACTCACTGCTGGAGCACATGAGCCTGCACTCAG GACAGAAGTCTTTTACCTGTGATCAATGTGGAAAATATTTCAGCCAGAACAGACAACTAAAGAGCCATTACCGAGTTCATACAG GACACTCATTACCGGAATGCAAAGACTGCCATCGCAAATTCATGGATGTGTCTCAGCTGAAGAAACATCTGCGAACACACACAG gtgagaaGCCATTTACTTGTGAAATCTGTGGCAAATCTTTCACAGCAAAGAGTTCTCTTCAGACCCACATCAGAATCCATCG aGGAGAAAAGCCGTACTCGTGTGGCATTTGTGGCAAATCCTTCTCTGACTCCAGTGCCAAAAGGAGACACTGCATTCTGCACACCGGCAAGAAGCCTTTCTCGTGCCCTGAGTGTAACTTACAGTTTGCTCGCGTAGACAACTTGAAGGCTCACTTGAAAATTCATAGCAAGGAGAAGCATGTGTCAGATGCCAGCAGCATTTCTGGCAGTAGTAACACAGAAGAGGTCAGGAATATTCTTCAGCTACAGCCATATCAACTCTCTACCTCGGGAGAGCAGGAAATTCAGCTTCTTGTAACTGATTCTGTACATAACATCAATTTCATGCCCGGTCCCAGCCAGGGAATCAGCATCGTGACTGCAGAGAGTTCCCAGAACATGACTGCAGACCAGGCTGCTAATCTTACCCTGCTCACGCAGCAACCAGAGCAACTGCAGAATTTAATTCTTTCAGCTCAACAGGAGCAAACAGAACACATTCAGAGCCTCAATATGATTGAAAGCCAGATGGGGCCCTCACAGACAGAGCCAGTGCACGTGATCACTCTGTCCAAGGAAACACTGGAACATCTTCACGCCCATCAAGGGCAAACAGAGGAGCTCCATTTAGCTACAAATACTTCAGATCCAGCTCAGCACCTGCAGTTGACACAGGAGTCTGATCCGCCACCACCCACTCACCACGTGCCCCAGCCAACACCGCTTGGCCAGGATCAGAGCTGA